The Acidimicrobiales bacterium genome contains the following window.
GACGCCGCCTTGTCCGGCTTCGAGATGACCCAGCATTTGGTGGGCAACGTGGACGCCGTCGTGGATGGTGACGAGGCCCGGGTCACAGCGGTGTTCACCAACCCGCTTCGCCTGGCCGGAGGCGATACCTGGTTCACCGGCGGCTGGTACCACCATGACCTAGTCCGCACCGCCGACGGCTGGCGTAGCCGCCGACTCCGCGAGGAGTCAGCGTGGTTCGACCGGGCTCCTTTCTGATCGCAACGCCCTCAACACCCCACCCAACGCAGAAGAAAGAACCGACCATGGCCCATCCTCTCGACTACAACGACCGGACCGTGGTGGTCACCGGCGCCGCCACCGGTATGGGCGCCGAGACGGTGGCCCTGCTGGACACCCTGGGCGCCTACGTCCACGCTGTGGACATCGTCGACGTCGCTGGCCCGGTGGCCTCCACCCACCGGGTGGACATCGGCGACCCTGCATCTATCGATGTCGTGCTGGCTGACCTGCCTGACCGGATCCATGCCTTAGTGAACTGCGCCGGGATCCCCGGTGGCACCCGCTTCGACGCCCGCACCGTCATGCGGGTCAACTTCCTCGGCCTCCGCTACCTCTCCGAGGCCATCTTCGACCGCATCGCCCCCGGTGGCTCGAT
Protein-coding sequences here:
- a CDS encoding nuclear transport factor 2 family protein; the protein is MPDDRIDALTDRLAIEDLLTRYATAVDQRDWDLYRSVFTADAEVDYTSAGGTAGTVDEVVAFLDAALSGFEMTQHLVGNVDAVVDGDEARVTAVFTNPLRLAGGDTWFTGGWYHHDLVRTADGWRSRRLREESAWFDRAPF